In a genomic window of Halomonas denitrificans:
- a CDS encoding S9 family peptidase, with amino-acid sequence MALPRTLALAALVFSSLLIPSSPTMADELTLERIFASPALDGPTLRSVRLAPDGSRVTFLRGSDEDRDRLDLWAYDPATDTTAVLIAANDILAAPAALSDEEEARRERARISGLSGIVEYRYSDDGRYLLFPLGGDIYVADLAADAQAESAPDPADGAAEEDAVRDGTEGVERTAGPADERAGSVSTPDSAGIRVRQVTSGAPFDLDPRLSPDGSKVAFVRDRDLWLADVASGELRALTDDGEGPVSNGMAEFIAQEEMGRDRGFWWSPDGAHIAFLRVDESTIEPSRRYEVDGDTITMIEQRYPYAGTPNARVELGVVTVETGDVRWLNLGPDSDIYIPRVAWHPAGDAVLVQRQSRDQKTLELLLHRLDDAEPRRILTEDSATWVNLHDDLRFLDGGESFVWSSERSGYRHLYLVETATGETRALTAGDWPVDALVAVDEDLGLVYFTAGVEGPTEQHLYRQSLASQDPEAVQRISRRSGWHEITFDSQGRVYLDLFSSTEQPPQLSLHSSDGDRLAWLVENRIDDDHPYAPFLADHRPTEFGVLAAEDGLSMHYRVVRPAGFDAEGTAQFPVIQYVYGGPTSRLVQNRWGRRHLIEQYWARRGYAVFSIDNRGIEGQGVAFQAPVYRNLGVLEVVDQKLGTEWLKAQPWVDPDRVGAFGWSYGGYMTLMMLMQHPGTYAAGASVAPVTDWALYDTHYTERYMGMPRTEDGSPAEAYERGNVLTYANALSDPMLLIHGMADDNVLFTHSTMLMQRLQEEAIDFDLMTYPGEKHAITGDGQRLHVYRQIDRFFDRHLRPGE; translated from the coding sequence ATGGCCCTGCCCCGCACGCTGGCGCTCGCCGCGCTGGTCTTCTCCTCGCTGCTGATCCCGAGCTCTCCGACCATGGCCGACGAACTGACCCTGGAACGCATCTTCGCCTCTCCGGCGCTGGACGGCCCGACGCTCCGGTCGGTCCGGCTCGCCCCGGACGGCTCGCGCGTCACCTTCCTGCGCGGCAGCGACGAGGACCGCGACCGACTCGACCTCTGGGCCTACGACCCGGCCACCGACACGACCGCGGTGCTGATCGCCGCGAACGACATCCTGGCGGCACCGGCCGCGCTGTCGGACGAGGAAGAGGCGCGGCGCGAGCGAGCCCGTATCTCCGGCCTGTCCGGCATCGTCGAATATCGCTACTCGGACGACGGCCGCTACCTGCTGTTCCCCCTCGGCGGCGACATCTACGTCGCCGACCTGGCCGCGGACGCGCAGGCGGAAAGCGCGCCGGATCCTGCGGACGGCGCGGCCGAAGAAGACGCGGTGCGCGATGGCACGGAAGGCGTGGAACGGACCGCCGGGCCTGCCGACGAACGGGCCGGATCCGTTTCGACGCCGGATTCTGCGGGAATCCGGGTTCGCCAGGTCACCTCCGGAGCGCCCTTCGACCTCGATCCGCGGCTTTCGCCCGACGGTTCGAAGGTCGCCTTCGTCCGCGATCGGGACCTGTGGCTGGCCGACGTGGCCAGCGGCGAACTCCGGGCGCTGACCGACGACGGCGAAGGCCCCGTGTCCAACGGCATGGCGGAGTTCATCGCGCAGGAGGAAATGGGACGAGACCGCGGCTTCTGGTGGTCCCCGGACGGAGCGCACATCGCCTTCCTGCGGGTCGACGAATCGACGATCGAGCCGAGCCGTCGCTACGAGGTCGACGGCGATACGATCACCATGATCGAGCAGCGCTACCCCTATGCCGGCACGCCCAACGCCCGGGTCGAGCTCGGCGTGGTGACCGTCGAAACCGGCGACGTCCGCTGGCTGAACCTCGGCCCGGACTCCGACATCTACATCCCCCGCGTGGCCTGGCACCCGGCCGGCGACGCGGTGCTTGTGCAGCGCCAGTCGCGCGACCAGAAGACGCTCGAACTCCTGCTTCACCGGCTCGACGACGCCGAGCCCCGGCGCATCCTCACGGAGGATTCCGCAACCTGGGTGAACCTCCATGACGACCTTCGCTTCCTCGACGGCGGCGAGAGCTTCGTCTGGTCGTCCGAGCGATCGGGCTACCGCCACCTCTACCTCGTCGAGACCGCCACCGGCGAGACCCGCGCGCTGACCGCCGGGGACTGGCCGGTCGACGCCCTGGTCGCGGTCGACGAGGACCTGGGCCTGGTCTATTTCACCGCCGGCGTCGAAGGGCCGACCGAACAGCACCTGTATCGCCAGTCGCTGGCGAGCCAGGACCCGGAGGCCGTGCAGCGGATTTCGCGCCGGAGCGGCTGGCACGAGATCACCTTCGACAGCCAGGGACGGGTGTACCTGGACCTGTTTTCCAGCACCGAGCAACCGCCGCAGCTGTCGCTGCACTCCTCGGACGGCGACCGCCTGGCCTGGCTGGTCGAGAACCGCATTGACGACGATCATCCCTACGCGCCGTTCCTGGCCGATCACCGGCCCACCGAGTTCGGCGTACTGGCCGCCGAGGACGGCCTGTCGATGCACTACCGCGTGGTTCGGCCGGCAGGCTTCGATGCGGAAGGTACCGCGCAGTTTCCGGTCATTCAGTACGTCTACGGGGGACCGACCAGCCGCCTCGTCCAGAATCGCTGGGGCCGCCGTCACCTGATCGAGCAGTACTGGGCGCGCCGGGGCTACGCGGTGTTCTCGATCGACAACCGCGGCATCGAGGGCCAGGGCGTCGCGTTCCAGGCGCCCGTGTACCGGAACCTCGGCGTGCTCGAAGTCGTCGACCAGAAGCTCGGCACCGAGTGGCTCAAGGCCCAGCCCTGGGTGGACCCGGACCGGGTCGGTGCCTTCGGCTGGAGCTACGGCGGCTACATGACCCTGATGATGCTGATGCAGCACCCGGGCACATATGCAGCGGGCGCCTCGGTCGCGCCGGTCACCGACTGGGCGCTCTACGACACGCATTACACCGAGCGCTACATGGGCATGCCGCGAACCGAAGACGGCTCACCGGCCGAGGCCTACGAACGGGGCAACGTGCTGACCTACGCGAACGCCCTGTCGGATCCGATGCTGCTGATCCACGGCATGGCCGACGACAACGTCCTGTTCACCCACTCGACGATGCTGATGCAGCGGCTCCAGGAGGAGGCCATCGACTTCGACCTGATGACCTACCCCGGCGAGAAACACGCCATCACCGGCGACGGCCAGCGCCTGCACGTCTACCGCCAGATCGACCGCTTCTTCGACCGGCACCTGCGGCCGGGGGAGTAG
- a CDS encoding DUF4920 domain-containing protein has protein sequence MLAASAGADEPVRLSRPAAASAEWEDFGAPLPDGEARTLSAVVADADRLQGTEVLVAAEIVEVCRKKGCFLIARDGEATARVTFRDYAFFVPTDAAGKQVVLSGTFERRALTAEQAAHYAEDLGQAPATDLEDGFEFAIVADAVRIPRVETLIGLSGTSSGGWTPRREGAKGRKKTTRFDESQPPNR, from the coding sequence GTGCTTGCTGCCTCCGCCGGCGCCGACGAACCGGTCCGTCTGTCCCGGCCCGCCGCTGCCTCGGCCGAGTGGGAAGATTTCGGGGCGCCGCTGCCGGACGGCGAGGCCCGGACCCTGTCCGCGGTGGTCGCGGATGCCGATCGATTGCAGGGCACCGAGGTGCTGGTGGCAGCCGAGATCGTCGAGGTCTGCCGCAAGAAGGGCTGCTTCCTCATCGCCCGCGACGGCGAGGCCACGGCCCGGGTCACCTTTCGCGACTACGCGTTCTTCGTCCCGACCGACGCGGCCGGCAAGCAGGTCGTCCTGTCCGGTACCTTCGAGCGTCGCGCGCTGACCGCCGAGCAGGCCGCCCACTACGCCGAGGACCTCGGCCAGGCGCCGGCAACGGACCTCGAGGACGGTTTCGAATTCGCCATCGTCGCCGACGCCGTCCGCATCCCGCGCGTTGAGACGTTGATCGGTCTCTCCGGCACGTCCTCTGGAGGATGGACGCCAAGGCGCGAAGGGGCAAAGGGACGCAAGAAAACAACGCGTTTCGACGAGTCGCAGCCGCCGAATCGATAG
- the prpB gene encoding methylisocitrate lyase has protein sequence MAHTHPGARFRQLVAEQAPLQVVGTITALTAKMAEKIGHKAIYLSGGGVAANSLGLPDLGISTLDDVLVDVRRITDACSLPLLVDADTGFGGAFNIARTVRSIDKAGAAGVHIEDQVQTKRCGHRPGKEIVSQAEMVDRIRMAVDARTHDDFVIMARTDALAVEGMDSAIERAVACVEAGADMIFPEAMQDLDQYRRFREAVGVPILANITEFGKTPLFSTPELGEVGVDIVLYCCGAYRAMNRGAETVYKALLEQGHQRDVIDIMQPRDEMYRYLDYYAFEEKLDELFSKESQ, from the coding sequence ATGGCCCACACCCATCCCGGAGCCCGATTCCGGCAGCTGGTCGCCGAGCAGGCGCCGTTGCAGGTGGTCGGCACGATCACCGCGCTGACCGCGAAGATGGCCGAGAAGATCGGCCACAAGGCGATCTACCTGTCCGGCGGCGGGGTGGCGGCCAACTCGCTGGGCCTGCCCGATCTCGGCATCAGCACCCTCGACGACGTGCTGGTCGACGTCCGCCGGATCACCGACGCCTGCAGTCTGCCGCTGCTGGTCGACGCCGACACCGGCTTCGGCGGCGCGTTCAACATCGCCCGCACGGTCCGCTCGATCGACAAGGCCGGCGCCGCCGGTGTGCACATCGAGGACCAGGTCCAGACCAAGCGCTGCGGGCATCGTCCGGGCAAGGAGATCGTCTCGCAGGCCGAGATGGTCGACCGGATCCGGATGGCGGTGGACGCGCGCACCCACGACGACTTCGTGATCATGGCGCGGACCGATGCGCTGGCCGTCGAGGGCATGGACTCGGCGATCGAGCGCGCGGTGGCCTGCGTCGAGGCCGGCGCGGACATGATCTTCCCCGAGGCGATGCAGGATCTCGACCAGTACCGGCGCTTCCGCGAGGCCGTCGGCGTGCCGATCCTGGCCAACATCACAGAGTTCGGCAAGACGCCCCTGTTCTCCACCCCCGAACTCGGCGAAGTCGGGGTCGATATCGTGCTGTACTGCTGCGGTGCGTACCGCGCGATGAACAGGGGGGCGGAAACCGTGTACAAGGCGCTGCTCGAGCAGGGCCACCAGCGCGACGTGATCGACATCATGCAGCCGCGCGACGAGATGTACCGCTACCTCGACTACTACGCATTCGAAGAGAAACTCGACGAGCTTTTCAGCAAGGAATCCCAATGA
- the prpC gene encoding 2-methylcitrate synthase — MSDKKTGAGLRGQSAGETAICTVGAAGNSLRYRGYAVDDLADNATFNEVAYLILKGELPSRAELDAYAARLKSMRGLPDSLKEVLERIPASAHPMDVLRTGCSFLGNIEPEDGFENQQDVADRLLAAFPSMITYWYRYSHDGVRIETESDEDGIGAHFLKLLHGESPSDLHARVMDVSLILYAEHEFNASTFTARVCASTLSDMHSCITGAIGSLRGPLHGGANEMAMAMLEKYSSVEEAREDVHRMLAAKEKIMGFGHAVYREKDPRNAIIREWSRKLSEQVGDEVLFAVSEEVEKIMMDEKKLFANADFYHASAYHFMGIPTGLFTPIFVMSRVTGWAAHVMEQRANNRIIRPGADYTGPEDRDVPPIDQRG, encoded by the coding sequence ATGAGCGACAAGAAGACCGGAGCCGGTCTGCGCGGCCAGTCGGCCGGCGAGACGGCGATCTGCACCGTCGGCGCGGCAGGGAACAGCCTGCGTTACCGCGGCTACGCCGTCGACGACCTGGCCGACAACGCGACCTTCAACGAGGTCGCCTACCTGATCCTCAAGGGCGAGCTTCCGAGCCGGGCCGAGCTGGACGCCTACGCCGCGCGCCTGAAATCGATGCGCGGCCTGCCGGACTCGCTGAAGGAAGTCCTGGAGCGGATCCCGGCCTCGGCGCACCCGATGGACGTGCTGCGCACCGGCTGCTCGTTCCTCGGCAACATCGAGCCGGAGGACGGCTTCGAGAACCAGCAGGACGTGGCCGACCGGCTGCTGGCGGCGTTCCCGTCGATGATCACCTACTGGTACCGGTACAGCCACGACGGCGTCCGGATCGAGACCGAATCCGACGAGGACGGCATCGGCGCGCATTTCCTGAAGCTGCTGCACGGCGAATCACCGTCCGATCTGCATGCTCGCGTCATGGACGTTTCGCTGATCCTCTACGCCGAGCACGAGTTCAATGCCTCGACGTTCACCGCCCGGGTCTGCGCATCCACCCTGTCGGACATGCATTCCTGCATCACCGGCGCCATCGGCTCGCTGCGTGGGCCGCTTCACGGCGGAGCCAACGAGATGGCCATGGCCATGCTCGAGAAGTACTCGTCGGTCGAAGAGGCGCGCGAAGACGTCCACCGCATGCTCGCCGCGAAGGAAAAGATCATGGGGTTCGGCCACGCGGTCTATCGCGAGAAGGACCCGCGCAACGCGATCATCCGCGAGTGGTCGCGCAAGCTCTCGGAGCAGGTCGGCGACGAAGTCCTGTTCGCCGTCTCCGAAGAAGTCGAGAAGATCATGATGGACGAGAAGAAGCTGTTCGCGAACGCGGATTTCTACCATGCTTCGGCCTACCACTTCATGGGCATCCCGACCGGCCTGTTCACGCCGATCTTCGTCATGTCCCGCGTGACCGGCTGGGCCGCGCACGTGATGGAGCAGCGCGCGAACAACCGCATCATCCGCCCCGGCGCCGACTACACCGGCCCCGAAGACCGCGACGTCCCGCCGATCGACCAGCGGGGCTGA